cgatagaaaaaaaaaattgaagaaaaataaattttacatcttCTAGTGttgatttataaaaataaaaaaaaaattattatggttgtttagttgaaagaaaaaaaaagaaaagaaaagttaaatagaaaactattatatatatttttgcttATTCTATATATCATGAATTATTAATACCtaataattatcatactatatatatattaatattatatttatatttataaataaaaaatattatataataattaagtatataatataatgtattaatagtatatatttaatattataatagtatacttatattaaaaataaaaatattatttttataacatatatatatatatatatatatatatatatatatatatatatatatatatatatatatatatatatatatatatatatatatatatatagtgcgtctgatatgcttctgaaagcacggaaCGCTCTGTGTttccaagtcgtttttgatgttggactttcgaatcgacgatcagcttcgttagacttgattcagagtattttaagtatttagaaaataaattgtgtTTTTTCGAtgtcatttgcctagtgatcgaagtggctcaaaatcaacggctgaaaataaaaatcttacaaaatatgatgatatgacatcaaaattttagatcagaaatattgatcttgttttatatactataaagaattttctatcaaaatttcacgtgatttggatatttcgaTACCGTTAAACTttcaaacggctcaccacggttattaaaattattgattttgagccctttcgatcactaggcaaatgatattgaaagattacaaaatttatttctaagtacttcaaatactaccgaccgtccctagagcaagtggcaaagggtttggtggttggtacccgaaacccaagttcgaatcctagttgattcacattttcagctaagtttatttagaaatgaaataaacgaagcgggtagcgtgctatctatctctaaaaaaaaaaggtacttcaaatactctatatcaaatctaacgaagccgatcgtcaattcaaaagtcccaacattgatAACGACTTAGAAGTATGAAAagctccgtacttccagaagcataccagctcactatatatatatatagaactaggctaatatactattaatagtatattagcctttGAACATAACGAGTTTTAGAGGTGTTCAACTGAACCCTTTGAACATAACTCGCAAAGTTAAGCAGCTGTTGAAGGATTTGGACCTCCTTATCCCAGCAAGGCGGGTCGTTTaatctatgattttttttttttcccgcccCCTAGAGGCCTTAGCTGCCTCACccttgtagcctagttcatatttctaatgaatgaagtgggtagcgtgctacctttttctaaaaaaaaaaatagcaccaagtatttcgtgctattaatagcatattaGCCTAGcacgcgcgctctctctctctctctctctatatatatatatgggctctctctctctctatatatatatatatataaatggctattgtgctattaggagtgcAATGACTCTTCTGCTCCTAACTTCCTAActatccatcaaatttgatggatagTTAGGATTTGAGGAAGAAGAGACattaaaaagaaattcaaaaaaaacaaaaaattaagatatctaattttttcttaatttttcttctttcttttattctaactactattaaaattgatgaataattaaaaaattaaaaatataagaattacCGTACTTCTAATAATACAATaactctgctctctctctctctctctctctctctctctctctctctctatatatatatatatatatatatatataaaagcgggAGGGAGCGTACGGTCCCTGAGGTAGAGCAGTTCTCATGGATCGCGTGCTGTATCTCCCCCCTACATGGCGCACAAAGccgtgtttttctttttctgcttGAATAGAGTGAAATACAAAAACTACGATTTTCCTTTccacttgttttttttttttcagaagaaATTCTTTTACGgtcaaataaatattaaaatgttactttccaagaaaaaaaaaagaaaataattttacaagAAATCAAACACACAATTAACAGAAAATCAGAGTAGGacgtaggttttttttttttctttttttgtattttctcagGTAGAATTACAGACTACATATTTCAAGTACAAACCCAGCCCAAATGACTAGGTGAAAAGCGCGGGGTAAGTGATTGGAGAAACGCGATCGATGATGCATCACTTCTATTATTTAGCTGGCGCCggaagtaaaacaagaaaataaaaagggagaagtacattatatatatatatagaagcatACATGCCAAACAAGCAAGCACACAATTTAACTAAACAACGCACGGTCTGACCGCTCGCTATACGGCTAGGCAGCTATTGGATTTTCACCTCCGTAACATTCCGCCTCCTCTCTGCAGACCTGGGAATGGTAACGTAGAGGACCCCATTCTTGACCTCGGCTTTGATGTGCGCCACCTCGGCATCGTCGGGCAGCAAAAGGCTGGTGTTGTAGAATCCGTATCTCTGCGAGTACCAGCCGCCTTGGTCTTCGTCCTCATCGAGGGCTTCTTCCTCCTTGCGTTCGCCCGTCACCACCAGCATCCCGTCCTCCACCGTGATCCGTATGTCGTCCTTGCTCAGCCCCGGCACCTCGAACCGCAGCTTGTAGCAGCTGTCGTCTTCCTTCATGCGGCCCAGCAGGCGAGACGGCATCCAGTTCTCCAGCACCCTGTTCAGATTCTCCGACACCCGCATCAGCGCATTCCCGAGCcctgcacacacacacacacacatatatatacatatatacatgtttaAAAAGAGTTAACCGATCGAGAGGAGCGGTATGTGgtgcgtgtgtgtatatatatatatatatggatggcACACGGCATACCGTCAGTGTTGAGGCGGAAGGGAACCAAGTCCCAGGGGCTCCTCCACAATCGGCCCCGCCTGCCCCGCCTTGAAGAAGTAGCCACCTCCCGTTTCTCTGCTGCTGCTGGGACTTTACTAGCAGCGTCATCAGCCTGTGTGGCAGCTCccgaagagaaagaagaggaggagcaaTTCCAAGAATCCTCCATttcctcctgctgctgctgctgctgatgatcGTGGTCGCAGATCTAGAGGACCCATCGTTGCTCCTCCTCCCACCGCAGCGAACGCGTTCAAGTAAGCCGGCCAGAGGTGCCCACGCAGTAGGGCACCATTCCTCAGGCATAGACGAGCTAAACCCATTAGTAGTTCTCGCCTTCGCTTGGCCGCCGCTCGATcgatctatctatctatctatctatctgtcacATTGACGGCCGGGGCTCGACTAATGTGCGGCTGAGGCacgaaataataaataagacaGGCACGAGAGAAACAAGACGCGCCCTTCTAGTCTTAGCTAGCGATCGAGGAGAAGCCAAGAAGAGAGACGTCTAGAAATTAGGAAGAACATCCCAGCGCCTTCTAAATAGCACGAAAGGCGAAAAATTAATGGAACCTGAAGGAGCACCGAGTAGAGTGTTCTGGAGAGCTGCCATCTGATGCCACGTCAGACGTCTCAGCCCCCACATCGCATTGTAGTTGACATGCTAGGCCCTCCAGTGACGAAAGGaatttactatatattattatgtgttAAGGCAAAAATCTAACAATTACAAAGCACTCTAGCACGTATCTATAAATCTGTACTAGAGGAGAATATGAAGGGCCTCTTTGTTCCTCTGTACTTCAAAAATAGAGTAAATttctgtttaatcaaaaaaaaataaataaataaataaataaatctgaCTAGAGGAGAATATGAAGTAATGCTAATTACTATACTGATATACTCTAAAATATAGAAggtaaatattataatttttacattcaaaaataattaatactatatttgtcatattactttttatattttactaaaatattaataaacttTAGACTAaaagtgtaaataaaatttatttctacttTTGAGGTGTACGGAGGATTTTCGGAGGATATCCAGTGTAGAGGCGGCGCAGCTTCCATAATAAGATGACTTGGCATGCAACAATATCATGGGATACACAATATATTGATGCTCATCCATAAACCGTGAAACCTGCCCGATCGGTTGAAGATCAGCTCGTTAAATTCTTCCAGGAAAAGCTATCAGGAAAATCACTATACCACATGCAGCTTTAAGCACATGCTACTCCCAAAAATATTAACGTCGATAACATAAAAGGTTTACGGGTTGAATTGCCCCTACACTGATGTGACGCTAAACAAGGCGAAGTCCACAATATATAAGAACCTTGAAACAAATCAAAAGTACCCGACATGCGCCGTATCCAGCCATGCAAAgcagtaaaagaaaaaagaagaagacgacgaactCACAAACTTGCTTGCCCACAGCAAATCAAAAgcaatatatatcatattgCAAACATCTGAGCCCACACCACATGCAATCACATTTCACAAGCCGAAACAACGTGAAGATTTATTATGGCTAACTGCAGTATGTATATAAAAACCACAGAGAGTGCAAAGGTATATTACATTTGCTTCCAGAAGGATTGCCCTTCTCTAGGATAATCAAATATCTAAGACTCCTGGAAGATCCCCATCCTCCTTGGCAGTTCATTTAGCTTAAAGCAatctattttctctttcttctaaTCATACAACCCCTCCTGCTCCCAGATGTCCACGAGAAAATCTACCATCTCCTGCCGCCACAAAATCCAAGTATGAATAAATGCTGAACACATAAAAAACATGTCGATACATACAATTTGAGCAAGGCGATGCATGAAGACGTACAGATAGAGGAATGGACAGCGGAAATGGCTTGTTGGTCCCCAGCAGACTCTCATACGTCGCATTCCAGCTGCGACCAAGTGTCAAAAAAAAGTGCTAAGCAACTAAAATTTGATGAGTAGAGATCATAATAGTTTATTGTAATAGCAAACAGAAGTTCAAGCTAGGCCAACATGTTTAGACATGTCAAAAACCAATATAATGAACCATGGCAGGGTCAGCTCATTCAAATAAAAAGGGACATCTTTCAGAGGAATGATAGATCAAGGACTAGTGAGGAAATTACTATAATGACAACGTGATAGCACCTGTATTGCAAGAACACAGCAGGAAAGCTGCCAGATCAGTTAGAAAAGATAAAAGGGCATTGTCCGGTAGCCTTCTCTCTGTTTCTTCTCTCTATTTCTTAAGATATTTTGCCTCTGCATTTCTCAGTTAGAACTTTAACTGCGAAGTTTAAAGAAACCACCTTTACTAGCCTAATAGACTAAAGTAACAAACTTAAAAAATCTTTGAACAGCTAATGGTATACATCTATTTTGACATAatatttggttttggttcaaacTCCATGTCTATTAATAGCGGATTTCATCGTTACAGCACCGTAGTGTTTAACACTTACAACAGGGTAATTATCCAAAGCTTTAATATTGACTATATTTAAAGAAAACCGTAATAAAACCAATGAGCACCTCATTTTTGCACTTGCTGAACATACTCAACAGATTATTTCTTCCTATAATTGCTAAATGTGTGTTCTGGATTCTGGAACAAACAAAATTTTACAGTTTTCACCTTAACCGAAAAactgaaaggagcttccaatcTCCAAAAGCACAAGTACCAACTTGATTATTCTGTTTCTGGATTAACCAGAAAGATGTTAAGAAAAGCAAATGAAAGAGGTGCTAAAGCTTCtcatgcattaatttaaaaatctacgGCAACAACCTGTccttggaaaaaaaagaaagaaatcatACTAGCAGATAGACTCAGCTGGCCAAGTGGTCAATCAAGCATTCACAACTCTAATTGCTTGAGATGTAACATCTCTCTCATATGAAGTGCAAACCTAAAAGCACAGCTACGCAGTGCTACGCAGATACAACAACCAGACAAACAAGCATACATGAGCTTCGCAACAAATGTAAATGGACCATCACTGCTAAAAAAGTAATCACAGTTCCACTTTCTTCATACAGGTAGATGTCTCAGACCATCAATGTACTCCGGCATGAATACAAAACAACATACCTTAACTTTGGTTCTCGAACTTGTTGCAACCGGGCATCAGACCTTTTGTTTCCAAGCCACTGCTGTCTAGTCTGATTCCAAAGAATAAGGCCTAATACTTAAAAGCACAAATGGTCAAGACAAGGCAGCTATGGCAAACTTCCTATCTTGCTTATAATTGACCAGCACCTTCCTAACAATCTCAATAGGATTATGAAATGAAACCACAACATTTTGTTCAGTTTacatttcaaaaacaaaaaaagggttttaaaaaaacttcagtAGATATGGAGAAATCACTGAAGAGATTGGTCAAAAATAAGCAAAGTTCTCATGCTGCTAGAGAAGTGCTCATATAATGTCATGATTCACAAGCTTAACAGATTCAATAGCTTAATTTCTGTGCGACCCTTTTGACACTCGATTGAATACTATCAATATGTAATAGATATTTACTGCTCATTACAAGATAAAGATATCAGGGGGAATTCAAGTAAATACCTATCACTAAGTCTGAGAAAAAAGTTACTGATCATGATAAGATAGAGAACTCAACTCAGGTTAAAGTATAGGCGCTTAAGTTATTTAGGATCATTTTATATCTAGCCATTAATCCATCTAGCAACATTGTGAAACTCAGCTGCATAATGCAGTCAAGGTAGCCAATAATATGTTTAATCCATGTTAGgtgcattcaaaaataatttaaacattGAAAACAAGGAtgcttaacaaaataaaatagaaatgtGATGAGAAAACAGTACTGATTTGGGAAACTCTTAAGAGTATAGCTCAGAACGTGAATTAGTGAAGGCTTATTGGGGTCATAAACAAACTAAACAGGAAAGAAATTTTCCTGCTACCAATGTCAAGATTAacgaaaaagttaaaaatatgcATACGAAATATGATTCAATGTCCAGGCGGTTTTACAAGTTTGTCGTCTACATTCCATGCATAACCATGAACCAACCCCTAATGTCTTGAGGGCAGAATATATTATCTGCACTAATCAGCCTGCCCGTGGACATGAAAGCTGAAAGGCCATGAACCACATGACCATATGCAACCAATGAGTTTACATCTCTCTACATGCTACCATACGTATACAACAAAGCTCCATACTATGTAAAATGTGTAGCTTTCTCCTATGGATGAGAACCCAATTCTGGAAGGTTCACATGATACATTCTCTAAGCACAAATATCAAGTAGACCAAGAGTTTGATAGTTTATAGTGCTATTCTTCTTGTTTCTAATCACAAGATAATGCAACTAACTTCTTGTTTCCAATCACAAGATAATGCAACTAACCCTCCTTTATTCTTCATATGCAATTTCATCAAACAAGCAGACGCAGGGAACCTTACAGGAAGTATGAGAAAGCACAGAGAAAGATAAGGAGAAGGAACCACTACTAAACGAACATGGAAAAAGCTAAGATAATGGCTTAAATGCTGTTACCATGATTCACATATTCAGGAGGGTTACTGCTGCTTCCAGCTCCATGATGATCAGCTATTTGAGCTGATATGCTGATCGAAGAGATGCTCCTTTGAGATTGAACTGCACTGTTCTCCATCTCATACGTGCTTGTACTCCAAAAATCCTCAGAAACACTGGCCTTTTTTACAGTTTGACCTTGGATTCTTAGGCCCTTTGAAGGTTCATCAACTGCAATTACTGGAGTAGGCTTTGAACAGCATCCAAGACAACCTCTGCTCTGTTTCGAACCAGGATTGCCCATGCAAACAATAAGAACCAGCAGGATTTGGTGAACAAACGCGCAGAAAGAGGGAAGACGAAAAAAAAGGGCATATTAGAAGGCATTTTCCACCTCAAACTTTGGTAAAAGAGGGAATCTAACCATTTCCTGCCTTGCACTACAATCTCGTTTCCAAtgattttaagaatttttttaaaaaaagttttacgttaCAGGAATATGCATGCCCAGTAAAGGACTTCACCCACGCTCATTACAAGCTGCATTGAGTTCCACTAGAAAATGCAGTCTAGGATGATCAGGCAAGTTCAGGTCGAGATGCCATGGCCAGCCCTTGCCAAAAGGTATCAAACATGGCCGACCAACATCGGATCACTCATGCAGGATTACAATTGTCCACGGACAACCAACAGCAGAACAACATTGTCCTTAACATATCAGTTGGTCAATAAATATCTTAAAAGGCGTCTACCTATCACGCACACTTAAGAAATTATGCAGTTAGATTGAATTGCATATATTTGAACTTGGTGCAGCATGCAAAGTGCGAGCGTAAGGTGCTATTGACGAGTAATTTTCAAGTGATTTACGAACTCCTTTGTCGTCCAAGGTTTATCAAATGAACCACATAATAGATTATAAGGGCCAAAGCAGCCCATCTTACACTGAGAAAGGACCTCCATCTTGCCCTGACATTTGCTGCGAGCATTTGCTTCACAGATTTCAGACAGATCGAAACTAACCCCATGAACGAGCGAACTGATTTGATCGGGGACCATTTTCTCTCCATCCGTGAAAATAGAAAATGCCCTAGCCTACTGAAATCAACCGATTGGCATATGCTAAATTCTACGAGGGAGGAACTTATGCCATTCTTGCGGAGGCAGAGGGGGTTTTAATTACTTTGTAAATAAGCAACCAGGAGAGAAGGATAAATGCTCAGCGTACAATCgaagcaaaaaataaattaaacaaataagaccgtagaggaggaggaggaggaggaggaggtggtggtggtggtgtgctggtgctggtgctggggtggtggtggtggaggaggtggaggaggactCGGATGGGACGTAGACTTACCCCATGCATGCGAGAAGATGTCGGATCCAAGCAGAGAAGGGCCTACAGAAGAGCATCGAGCCGCCTCCCCACTTAtccaccgccgcctccgccgagGAGCCCGCAACAGGAGAGTTCGGGAAGGATCGTTAATGCACGAACCCCACCTGGGATGGGAatcaaaaggagagagagagagagagagagagagagagagagagaggggtttagaggaggaagaggaagaggaagcgaagaagatgaagaagaggggGGGGAagcgaagaagatgaagaagaggggGCGTCCGCGAGATGAGTGCCGTGTGCCCTAACAAGTAGGAGTAGGAGTCTCCTCCGCTCCGCTCGACTTGTTGGGGAATCTAATTGCCGAAGCCCTCTCAAAACTTTTCAGGACagagaaaaatagagaaagagagaaacggGGAGAAATTGAAGATTGCTGCAGCGGACGAGGGAGAGCCACCTACCAACCCTTTCCTCGCCTCCTCCTTTCGTGAAGCTCGATTTTCGGGGCCAATTAGCAACAGAGAAAGTACAGAGTAGAGTAGAGTTGAGTAGAGAGTAGAGGGAACACCcaccaaaaaagagaaaaaaaaaagaagagagagagagagagagagagaatcaatCAGGATGAGTTCTTCTGTTTCTGCGTTTTTACCTGTGGTCGTCTTTATCGcggcaaaatttttttcttaataaattatttctgtGTATTTTTGTGGGcgggtaatatttttttttttattcataaggTATTACTTTAGCAACAATGACCAAGAAgcgaatttattaaaaaaaaaggcaaaataaaagtcattaaggATGAGAGACGGAGGAGAGACGCATTTCATTCCAACGCAATAGACTCGAGAGCGGACTCTTTGTTTGCGCAGCGACTGGTGTTAGATGTAGCAGAGGGCCACGGGCAACCAATTGCCGATTGCCACGAGAGAAACAGCAGCGTCCACGATGTGCGCCGCACCGAGTGCACCTCGTCGTCGACTTCGTTAATTGCCAGCGGGGATCGCTATCCGTGGACTGACAGTGACCAACTGTCTAATAAGCTTTTCCAACTCGCGCGTGTCGACAGGGTGCAGCCCAATGTCAAGTCCCACCCCGAACCGACCCAACACTGCCTCAGCAGCAAATTTGTTCATTCGCCACAGTAAAGCTCTAACCCTATCACATACATGGTGGTTCGGCCTAAGCCCATTAATGTACCGGCCTACGTTCCCTTTCCATTAAATCAGCGTCGGAATTCAATCTGATCCAACAACTAGGACCAAGCTGTATAGAGACCCAAGCCCGCCAATGCAGTTCGACACGAACTTATTACTTTTACTTCCCTTATTCCTCAGTGTCTCGAAAAGCCTAAAAGTACATGCGAGCATTTCTGTGTTGGCTTAGATGGGTCAGCATCATGCCCTGTAGCAGAAggtcatgttgggccgagtcatattcgaaatggcttAAGACTGGGTGGAATGAGTCGtgttcgaaatagcgtgagACTGATTGGGTCGAGTCATAATCGAGATCCGTGTGCGCTGTATTTGTAtgatttaagtgaattgattgcctATTTCTACCTGTTcaaacttttgggattaatggttaacgTTACCGATTCGATAAGTAGTATCAGCGTCAGAGTCTCCAGGTGCTGGAGGGGAGATTATTAGTTTAAATGGATCAGCATTCTGCCTTATGGCGAGAGGCTATATTGGgctgagtcatattcgaagtggcgtgaggctgggtgggctgagtcatattcgaaatggcgtaagcttggttgggccgagttacaatcgagacccgtagaCACTGTATCTGtatactttaagtgaattagttgcgtatttaTAACAGCTCGAGTTTTTAGGATTAACGGTTAGCACCAACGATTCACTTGCGTATTTATAACAGCTCGAGTTTTTAGGATTAACggttagcaccaacgatctGACATTCTTCTCTCAAAGTAGTCTGCTTCTTCAAAATACACAAAATTGTCATAGTTTTACGtgtcatcttttttcttttttttttgtttcctcttTAATTAATGTCTACAAATCATCCgttgttgttttcttttcttttttttcttcttctaaaaATCACCCTAGCTAGTTTTTAAAATAGTTCAATTTGTTATATAATCGGTATATGCACAAACAAAGAAGTTGTTCCAAcaattttattatatgtattcaCAACTagagataattgcctatatactcttTAAAACTTtggaaatatcttatttatcccactttttttttctttccaatatactccTCATGTGTTCCTTCGTTATTCCAAAACATTCTTAtagttaccacccgttaaattaacttgagtcagttaaaaaaattaaaatatcacttttgctcttaacttaatgacaaataaaaaatattggtgatgatagaaagatatatttgaaaataccaaaaagcaaaatacttttttttatccctaacttaaggataaattaaaaaagtcgGTGATAGTAGAAGGGTATGTTTAAAAGGGCAAACtagtaatttcatagaaataacagagtttattaataaattttaactttaggggtatattagaaatagattggaacgtaaaaaaaatattttcaatattagctttctaaaaaaggtaaattagaaagttgaaaatttttcagaaatatataagttATTGCccctaaatataatataataaactatttgtatattaaaaaagtTAGATGTAGTCTTATGCTCCATCTATAGGTTAGGATGTTCTCTTTTaaatcttttagtttttttataaaaaaaaaaagaaaagaagaagtgaCATGACTtagtatgaaaattttagttcttgGACGATAAAAGAGTAAAATTTACTCTAAATTTTGGTTATGCAAATTGCAATACCGCCCTAAAGTTATAGAATTAGAAAACAGCAAAGCTAATCTGTATCAGCAAACGTAAATATACTAATGTAAGCGTTTTGGGTCGTATCGTTGCGGAGGCATGTATAAAAGCTCtgggattttatttatttattttaaaaaagaaacctCACGGTGATGAGTTCAGCTCAATTTGCGGAAGGGCGGAGAACGCAGAGGTCCAAGACGCCTGGCCGAAGGAATCTGCTTCTTCGACGGTCGATCCTTGCCGGCCGCCGCTTTCCACTTGTCACGATAGTCACGATAGGATTAGATGGTGCGAAGAAGAGAGCGGCCGCAGACGTGCCCGATTTGAGTTGGGAGTGTACAAGTGAGCGAGGGACTTGTAGTGCTAGCTGTTNtatatatatatatatatatatatatcagagtATGTCATATGCGGGTCCTACGGTACCGGACCAAACAACTTGACGATTGATATGGATGCGCGCGCCGTCCCTTGTGGGCGCACCACGTGTGAATTAATTGCTTGAGCGCACACCACGGATCATCTTCCCTCGCGGTCGCGGATTGAAAGCAGGACAACCTCATTTGGTCGTAATGAGTCGAAGGGAAGGAGGAGTACCGACCGGGAGAAGGTACGGCTCACCCGATTCCGCGGCACCGGAATACATAGATAGAAAGACTGTTGTATATGATTGGTCAAAACATTAATTAATTCTAGGTGGGCCTGATGATTTTTCTGCTACAGTAATGAGCCGCCGCACCAACACCGTGCTTGCTTGCTTGCTAGCTAGCTCCTGCTTTTGTCTGGCAAGTCGCTCTTCCTCCGTCCCACCACAAACAAAACCTAGCTAACGGGGACTAGAGAGGAGGAGATCGCTTTCGGAAAGGAAGGGTTGTTTAATTACGACCTGCATTCATGCCATGCCGTTCCTGCGGACACCGCCAAAATTAAAACCCACTGTTGCTGAATGCTGATGCGGGCCCACGacgaagtatatatatat
This DNA window, taken from Ananas comosus cultivar F153 linkage group 5, ASM154086v1, whole genome shotgun sequence, encodes the following:
- the LOC109710457 gene encoding uncharacterized protein LOC109710457 isoform X1, giving the protein MERKWSPIKSVRSFMGLVSICLKSVKQMLAANVRARWRSFLSSRGCLGCCSKPTPVIAVDEPSKGLRIQGQTVKKASVSEDFWSTSTYEMENSAVQSQRSISSISISAQIADHHGAGSSSNPPEYVNHVLGLILWNQTRQQWLGNKRSDARLQQVREPKLSWNATYESLLGTNKPFPLSIPLSEMVDFLVDIWEQEGLYD
- the LOC109710457 gene encoding uncharacterized protein LOC109710457 isoform X5, translated to MHGSRGCLGCCSKPTPVIAVDEPSKGLRIQGQTVKKASVSEDFWSTSTYEMENSAVQSQRSISSISISAQIADHHGAGSSSNPPEYVNHVLGLILWNQTRQQWLGNKRSDARLQQVREPKLSWNATYESLLGTNKPFPLSIPLSEMVDFLVDIWEQEGLYD
- the LOC109710042 gene encoding 26.5 kDa heat shock protein, mitochondrial, which codes for MEDSWNCSSSSFSSGAATQADDAASKVPAAAEKREVATSSRRGRRGRLWRSPWDLVPFRLNTDGLGNALMRVSENLNRVLENWMPSRLLGRMKEDDSCYKLRFEVPGLSKDDIRITVEDGMLVVTGERKEEEALDEDEDQGGWYSQRYGFYNTSLLLPDDAEVAHIKAEVKNGVLYVTIPRSAERRRNVTEVKIQ
- the LOC109710457 gene encoding uncharacterized protein LOC109710457 isoform X4; translation: MLFCRPFSAWIRHLLACMGGCLGCCSKPTPVIAVDEPSKGLRIQGQTVKKASVSEDFWSTSTYEMENSAVQSQRSISSISISAQIADHHGAGSSSNPPEYVNHGLILWNQTRQQWLGNKRSDARLQQVREPKLSWNATYESLLGTNKPFPLSIPLSEMVDFLVDIWEQEGLYD
- the LOC109710457 gene encoding uncharacterized protein LOC109710457 isoform X3 produces the protein MLFCRPFSAWIRHLLACMGGCLGCCSKPTPVIAVDEPSKGLRIQGQTVKKASVSEDFWSTSTYEMENSAVQSQRSISSISISAQIADHHGAGSSSNPPEYVNHVLGLILWNQTRQQWLGNKRSDARLQQVREPKLSWNATYESLLGTNKPFPLSIPLSEMVDFLVDIWEQEGLYD
- the LOC109710457 gene encoding uncharacterized protein LOC109710457 isoform X2, with product MERKWSPIKSVRSFMGLVSICLKSVKQMLAANVRARWRSFLSSRGCLGCCSKPTPVIAVDEPSKGLRIQGQTVKKASVSEDFWSTSTYEMENSAVQSQRSISSISISAQIADHHGAGSSSNPPEYVNHGLILWNQTRQQWLGNKRSDARLQQVREPKLSWNATYESLLGTNKPFPLSIPLSEMVDFLVDIWEQEGLYD